A region of the Microcystis aeruginosa FD4 genome:
TCTGGGTTACTCGGAAAAGGAACACGGCAGCGATCTGATCAATGGTGATCTAACCGCGACGAAGGTGGAAGGAGGTTATATTCTCAATGGGGAGAAATGGCCGATTAACCGGGCGACTATCTCTGGAGTTTCCTTTATTTTGGCGAAAACCGATGCTAACGGCGGGCCGAAGTGTTTAACCCTATTTATGGTCGATAAACGGCAATTAGACCCCGAAAAATACTATAATTTGCCGAAAATATACACCCATGGCGTGCGGGCCTCGGATATGAGTGGGATTGGTTTTAAGGATTGTTTCGTCCCCGATTCTATGCGTTTACGGGAGGAGGGAGACGGTTTAGAATTAGCTCTGAAAGGTTTCCAGATTACCCGGATGTTGTGTGCTGCTTTTTCCCACGGGGCAGCCGATACCGCTTTGAGAACTACCCTCAGTTTTGCCGTTAATCGGGTAATTTATCAGAAAACTGTGATGGATTTGCCCCAACCCCGGCGCACTCTCGTGGATGCTTTCCTTGACATCCTTATTTGTGATTGCGAGACGATTCCGGCCGCAAGAGGTTTTCATATCATCCCCGAACAGTTTAGCGTCTGGGCTTCGGTGGTAAAATATTTTGTTACTGTCCGTCTGGAGGAGATGGTTAATAGTGTTTATGTGGTCTTGGGATCGCGTTTTTATATGCGAGAAGAACACGAATGCGGCATCTTCCAGAAGCTACTGCGGGATAATTCGATTATCAGTATGTTTGACGGCAGTTCGATCGTCAATCTTCATGCTTTAATCCTACAATTGCGTCCTTTAACCAAATATCGGGCTAAACGCAACTTGCGCACCATGTCGGCGTTAAAAACCCGTTTAGAGGCGATTTTTAGCCTAGAAAAGTCAGTTCCTCCCTTTGAACCCAATAATTTAGAATTATTTGGCCGGGGAATGGATGATTCCCTGCAAGGTTTAGAGATTGCCCTTGATATGGTGGAAGGATTGAAGGATTCTCAGGAGGTGGACCAGGAAGTATTAGAAAATCTATTGATGTTGGGTAATTTAGTTTTAGAGGAACTAAATGCTCACGATGAACAGATTAGTCAATCGAAATTCGAGTATGGTCATGACCAATCACCCGAATTGTTCGAGATTGCCAAGAAATACTGCACTTTACACGCTGCTTCCGCTTGTTTACACACTTGGCTTTATAATCGTTCCATCTTGGGTGAATTTTTTGCCCGGGGGGAATGGTTGGTGTTGAGTTTACACCGATTACTGCGAACTCTGCGGCCGCTGCCTTACACTCTATCTGAGGTGTATGTAGAAAATGTTGCCCAAGAATTGCTGAAATTATATCGAGAAAATCAACATTTTTCGATCGTGCCTTTTCAATTAGCCCATTCACAAACTACCGAGGAAAAAACCCATGAACTCCAACTCCAATCTTAATAATCTGGTACAAAATTGGTTAGTTAAACAGTTAGCCGATCAGTTATCTTTGGATGCACAAACGATTAATGTAACTGAACCTTTAACCCGTTATGGTTTAGATTCGATCGATGCGGTAACGATGGTGGGTGATCTAGAAGATTGGGTTGGTCAAGAGTTACCTTCTACCCTTTTCTGGGATCATTCTACTATTGAAAAAGCGTCTCTTTTCCTAGTAGAAAACTACGATCTTTCTAATCTTTCCGGTGAGGAAACCCCCGCAGAAGTTGCCCCCGTCGCTGAAAAAGCTGAACCGGCCGTTAGTGGTGGCAAAGGTTGGAGTTTATTCGGTCGTCGTTAATTATCAGTGATCAGTTATCAGTGATCAGTTATCAGTTACTCGGTTATCAGTTACGGCATTTCTCTTAAAAATGAAGTATAACCTATAATACTAAATCTGGTTATTAAAGACTGATTATTTATTCCCCTTTTTGCATGAGTGCGTGAGCAGAAAACGGGTTTCTCGGAGAAACCCGTTTTCTGTGCGTTACTCAACGGATTTAGTATAAGATAACGGCTGTAAATTGAAATATACAAAAAAGGGCGCTCAATTGAGCGTCCTTTTCTCCTACTAAATAACAAAAATTATCTCAAGATATACACCAGTAAAAACAGGATAATCCAGACCACATCGACGAAATGCCAGTATAATTCTGCCGCTTCGACACCAAAGTGAGATTGACTAGAATAGTGGTCTTTTTGACGAGAACGCCAGAGGACCGATAGAATTAGCACTAAACCAAAAGTAACGTGGAGACCGTGGAATCCGGTTAAGGCATAAAAAGCGCTGGTGAAAACATTAGTTGTCAGACCGAATTCAGCGTGATAATATTCGTATCCTTGACCACAAAGGAAGATAATTCCCATCAGGGCAGTAATGCCGAACCACAATTGTAAACCGGCATTATTGTTTTGTTTAATCGCCTTTTGTCCTATGTGCATAACAAAACTACTGGACACCAGAATAATCGTGTTAATTGTCGGTAGGGTTAATTCTAATTCGGGCGTGCCGGCGGGGGGCCAAACGGGTAACATGGTACGGTAGAACAAGAAAGCGGCAAATAAGCCTAAAAAGATGGAACTTTCCGCCACTAGAAACAAAACCACACCGAATAGGCGATGATCTGGGTGGCCATGATGTCCGTGTTCCACCGTTTCCTGATGATAATTGACAGAGAGTTGAGACTCTTCGAGCGTTGAACCTTGCATGATTGAATGTCCTTAGTTTACACGGGAGACGGGGAGCTTTTTTTCAGTGGGAAGTGGGAAGTGGGAAGCTTTTTTTCGGTAAACAGCAATCAGTGAACTGATAACTGATAACTGATAACTGATAACTGATAACTGATTATTGCGATTCCGCACCCACTTCAGCGAGGAGATCTTGTACTGATTCCTCTGCTTCCGATTCTTCCATATCAATACCGTAATCGTAGGGGCCAGACCAAAGAATCGGCATTTCCTCGAAATTCTCGATAATTGGGGGAGAGGAGGTTTGCCATTCTAGGGTTAAAGCGCGCCAAGGATTACGGCCGGCGGGTTGACCTTTAAAGGCACTCCAGACCATATTAATAGCGAAGGGAATACTCGATATACCGAGAATATAAGCTCCTGCGGTACTAAGAACATTTAAACTCTGAAATTGCACATCATACAGGGCAATACGACGGTTCATACCCAATAATCCCAATTCGTGCATCGGCATGAAAGTTAAATTCAAACCGATAAAAGTGAGAACAAAGTGGATACGACCGAGAGTCTCGTTATACATCCGTCCGGTCATTTTTGGGAACCAATGGTAAACGGCAGCAAACAGGGCCATTGCCGTACCACCGAATAGTACATAGTGGAAGTGACCGACGACAAAATAGGTATCGTGGACGTGGATATCGAAGGGAACAGAAGCCAACATAATCCCAGTCAAACCACCGATGAGGAAGGAAGACAGAAAACCGACCCCAAATAATAAAGACGTATTGAGACTAAGTTTACCCCCCCCAAAGAGTGGCACACCAACTAAAGATTTTAATGCCCGTGGGAACGGCGATTAACATGGTTGCCGCCATGAAAAACATCCGTAACCAACCGGGGGTACCGCTGGTGAACATATGGTGGGCCCAAACGATTAAACCCAAGAAACAGATGGTGAGACTGGAATAGGCGATCGCTCGATAACCAAAAATCGGTTTGCGGGCGTGAACTGGTAATATCTCCGAGATCGTGCCGAAAAAGGGCAAAATCATGATATAAACGGCAGGATGGGAGTAAAACCAGAACATATGCTGATAAACCACCGGATCGCCGCCGCCGGCGGGGTTAAAAAAGCTCGTGCCAGCGATTAAATCAAAGGACAAGAGAACGAGAGCAGAAGCAAGAACGGGGGTGGAAAGCAGCACCAGAGTCGAGGTAGCCAGCATTGCCCAACAAAATAGCGGCATACTGTACAAATCCATCTCAGGAATCCGCATTTTCAGGATCGTGGTGATGAAATTAATCGAGCCTAAAATCGAAGAAGTCCCGATCAATAAAAGGCTCAAAATCCACAATTCTTCCCCCCATTTGCCGCTAATTAAGCTTAAAGGTGGGTAGGAAGTCCAACCGGACTGGGGAGCGCCGACAAAGAAACTGGATAATAATAGCAGCCCGCCGGGGGGATTAAGCCAGAAAGCCACAGCGTTAAGACGAGGAAAAGCCATATCTTCCGCCCCAATCATCAGGGGAATGAGATAATTGGCAAAACCTGCCCCAACCGGAACGATCCAAAGAAAGATCATGATCGTTCCGTGCATGGTCATGAATTGGTTATATAGTTCTGGGGAGACGAAATCGGGGTCGGGAGTGGCTAATTCTGTCCGCAGCACTTCTGCGAAAGCACCGCCAATAAAGAAGAAAAGAAAGGCAGTCACCAGATATTGAATACCGATGACTTTATGATCGGTGCAGAAAGTAAAGTAATCCGTCCACTTGCGGTGATGGATCACCTCGGGAACGGTTGCTGGGGTGGTTATTTCCGTTGATGCTGTCATAATGCCAAGATTTTAGATGACAAGAAAAATTACATTTGGTGCTGATGGGGAACTTGGGCGAGGATTTCAGCGTCTATGCCCATTTCTTCGGTGTAGGGGGTCAAATATTGACTATCAGAGCGATCTTTAGCGGTCATAGCTACGGTTTGATCGCTGTCAACTTCGGCGATCGTGTTATCCTGCACCCATTGGTCGTAATCTGCTGGGGAGTGAACCACAAAGCTAGATTTCATGCCGCCGTGATAGGCCCCGCAAAGTTCCGCACAAATGATCGGATATTGACCAATTTGGTTGGATGTGAACGATAACACCGTTTCCTGTCCGGGGATAACGTCCTGTTTTAGACGCAATTGGGGAACCCAGAAAGCATGGATCACATCTCCCGCTTCCATATTCAGTTGCACGGGGCGATTGACGGGAGCGTGCAGTTCCCCGGAAACAATGCCGGTTTCGGGATAGGTGAAGATCCAAGCGTATTGAATACCTTTAACATTGACCACTAGGGGGGGGACTCCTTCACCATCGTAGGAATTGCCGATACCTAGGGCTACCCTGCGATCGCCGCCCAAGGCCATCATCGTGCCGTGGTGATGACCGTGGTGGGCGATTTCTCCTTTGTCACCCTTGGAAATCAAGGGATCGAGACCGCCGATATTGTTATAAATCTCGAAGCTATAGACGGCAAGGATAAAGACGATTACCGTCGGGATGGCTGTCCAGAAGATTTCTAGGGGGACATTGCCCTCCACTGCTGGCCCGTCGGTTTGATCCCCCGGTTTACGGCGAAAGCGAATCACTATATAAATGATCACGCCTTCAACTATTAAAAATAGTCCCGTAGAGATGGTCATCATCAGATTAAAGATATTATCTATTTCCTTGGCATCTTCGGAAGCGGCCACGGGCATTAAGCCATGATTTTGGCCATACCAGAGACTAATTAAGGTCAAGGCGATCCCGAGTACGAGCGTCAGGATACTGCTGGGAATTTTCACGGTCTTTTCAATATTTTCAATAGTGGCTACTTATTCAAGGCTAAAACATGATTCCCCTATAGATGGGAAATTTAACCAGCATCTTCTGAGAATTTTATCTTTTCTTTGGGATCGTTTTCAGGGAAAGTATTTAAAATAACTAATTTTTATGTTTTATTCTGAGTTTTTGTAAACAAATGTAACGGAAATGGCCAGAAATCTAAAGAATATCTAAAAGGTTTTACCAGTCGTAAAAAAACTCATTCACAGTGATAACTAACTGGCAAACAAAGCCAGGATCTTTGATGACAGACTCCTTGAGAACAGGCAAACCGATGACCGAATCTGTTTTTAACCCGACACCCCTAAGAGAAACTGGCAATATTCAGGTGTGGATGCGCCGCTTAGTCTGGAAAATTGCGATCGCTACTTTCGCCCTCATGGTGGTGGGCGCTGCCACCAGAGTTATGAACGCCGGTTTAGCTTGTCCCGATTGGCCCCTGTGTTACGGTCAATGGATTCCCAGTCAGCAGATGAATCTACAGGTATTTCTGGAGTGGTTTCACCGTCTCGATGCCTCTTTGATCGGGTTTAGTACGATCGCTCTCGTCGGTCTGTCTTGGTGGCATCGTCGCCATCTTCCCCCTTGGCTGTTTCCCTCTGCGATCGCATCTTTAGCTTTAATTCTCCTGCAAGGAGTCCTGGGAGGATTAACCGTCACCCAATTACTGCGATTTGACATCGTAACCGCCCATTTAGGCACAGCTTTGCTCTTTTTCTCCACCCTAATCGTCATTGCTATCTGTCTGACTCCCTATCGTGGCACAGGTACAGTCGGGAAACTAACTGGGATGGGAATGGTCGCCACCGCTCTAGTTTATCTGCAATGTCTCCTCGGCGGTCTCGTCGGTTCCCGTTGGGCAGCCCATCAGTGTTTAACGGTTTCCCAACTCTGCACGGTGATGAATAGCCACATTATCGGGGTTTTTCCCGCAACTATCTCGGTTTTAACCCTAGTTTTCTTCGCTTGGCGAACTGCCGCTATCCATCCTCTCCTCAAAAAACTAGCTTTTAGCGCCGGGGGATTAGTCGCCCTACAGGTGTTTTTGGGCGTTGCCACCCTGAAACTGCATCTACAGGTGGAACCCTTAACCGTTACCCACCACAGCATCGGTGCGCTATTGGTGGGAACCCTCGTCGCTTTTACCACTTTTGCCCTTCGCGATCGTTATTTCGCGCCTATAAGCCATCTCTAAGGATTTAATCACGATGACTGGAACTCAAGCCCTTCGCCACCACGATAATTTTTTACAAGTCGCTAAAAGTTATTATCAACTCACTAAACCGCGAATTATTCCTCTACTGCTGATTACCACGGCTGCTGCTATGGAAATCGCCTCTAAAGGTCAGGTTTCCCCCCTCTTACTCTTTCTTACCCTCCTCGGTGGCACTCTCGCCGCCGCCGCCGCTCAAACCTTAAACTGCATCTATGATCGCGACATCGATCACACCATGCTTCGCACCCGCGCCCGTCCCATTCCCTCCGGTCGCGTGCAACCCCTCCACGCCCTCATTTTTGCCCTCGTTTTAGCCTCCCTTTCCCTAGCACTTTTTGTCTTTTTTGTCAATACTTTGAGCGGATTTTTAGCAATGACCGGCATCGCATTTTATATGCTGATTTATACCCATCTGCTCAAGCGTCATAGTATCCAAAATATTGTTATCGGTGGCGCAGCCGGCTCGATTCCTCCCCTCGTCGGTTGGGCGGCAGTAACGGGCGATCTCGGTTGGATTCCCTGGATTTTATTCGCAATTATTTTCCTCTGGACTCCTCCCCATTTTTGGGCTTTAGCTTTAATGATCAAGGATGATTATGCAGAAGTGGATATCCCGATGATGCCCGTAGTTAAAGGGGAAGAAGCCACTAGCGAGCAGATTTGGCTTTATACTTTAATCGTTGTTCCTTTCACTTTCCTCTTGATTTATCCCTTGGCTGCCTGTGGTGTGGTTTATGGTGTAGCGGCTTTATTTTTAGGGTTTGTTTTCCTGAAAAAAGCTTGGCAATTAAAACAGAATCCTTTTGATCGGGACATGGCTCGATCGCTGTTTAAATATTCCATTCTTTACATGATGTTATTATGTACAGCTATGGTGATCGATAGTTTACCCATGACCTCTCGTATCCTCGCTACAATTGCCAGTTTATTCCCCTGTAGTTAATCTCAGTTATCAGTTATCAGTTATCAGTTATCATACTAAATCCAGTTATTAAAAACTGATTATTTATTCCCTTTTGCCTTTTGCATGAGTGCCTTTTGCCTCTCCTCATAACTAGCCTGTACTCAACGTATTTAGTATCAGATGTGAGTTTTCAGTTCACTGATTACTGTTCACTCTTCGCTGAAAATACTCCCCACTGCCTGCTCCCCATCTCCCCAATTCATAATTGATAATTCATCATTCATAATTCCCACTACCCCATCTCCCCACTTCCCAATTCATAATTCATCATTCATAATTCCCCCTGACTAATGATTGCGACTAAGAGAGTTAATTCGATCGATTAGTTGGGCTAAGATTTCTTGTAATTGTCGATCTTGATGTTGGGAAAGGTTGATTTTATCACAGCTATAAATAACGGTGGTGTGATCTTTGCCGCCAAATTCTTCGCCAATGCGCGGTAAGCTTAAATCCGTGTGTTGACGCATCAAATACATCCCAATCTGTCGGGCAAAACTAATTTCTCGTCGGCGGGAATTTCCCTTTAGATCAGCGATCGAGAGTTGAAATTTTTCTGCTACTACCGCCATAATAATCTCAGGAGAAGTGGCAATTTTGGCCATTGGTGGATTTAAAACCGGTGCGATATTTTCTACCGTCATCGGCAATCCAGAGATAGAAATATAAGTAGTAGCCCGAATTAATGCTCCCTCTAATTCGCGAATATTAGAAGTATAATTAACGGCAATATATTCGATAACTTCTCGTGGGAGACGCAGATTTTCGTACTCGGCCTTTTTTTGTAAAATTGCCATACGAGTTTCGATATCTGGTGCTTGGATATCGGCGACTAATCCCATAGAAAAGCGAGAAATTAAACGATCCTGTAAACTGGGAATCTGTTTAGGGAGGCGATCGGAGGCTAAAACTACCTGTTTTCCCGCTTCGTGCAGGGTATTAAAGGTATGAAAAAATTCTTCTTGAGTGTATTCTTTTCCTTCAATAAATTCCAGATCATCCACTAATAATATGTCCGCATGGCGATAATGATTACGAAAACTTTCCATACTATCTTGACGGATAGCGGTGATTAAATCATTAGTAAATTGTTCCGTCGATACATAAAAAACCCTGGATTGGGGATATAATTCCAGACGATAATGACCGATCGCTTGCATTAAATGGGTTTTACCTAACCCCACCCCACCACAGAGAAAAAGCGGGTTAAATTCCCTTCCGGGTAATTCCGCCACCGCTAAAGCGGCCGCGTGGGCCATGCGATTAGTTGGCCCGACAACAAAACGGGAGAAATTATATTTAGGGTTAAGTTGATTACTGGGGGATAGTTCTAATTCTAAGCTAGTGTGAGGCTGGAAAATAGCGATCGAATCCCCCTGTTGTGCCGTTAGTTGAATCTCGACGGGATAACCGACGATATCCTCCACTACTTCGGCAATTGTTGACAGATAATTTTTCTGAAGATGGTTAAGAATAAAAGGATTGGCAGCCTGAATTACTAAGCGATCGTTTTGCCATTCTTTAACCGTCGCCGTTTGAAACCAAGTCTCAAAAGCGGGACGGGTTAATAGTAATTTTAGACGCTCTAGGAGATTATGCCAAAGTTGTTGGGGGCTGCTATCCACGGTTAATTTTGATTAACAAAGTTGCTCTAGTGCTGCTGCGGGGAAACCTTATCAGTTTAGCGAGATTTTTCCGCTCAAGATAAAATGATTTTCAGAGGGAAACAATTAATCCTTATACAGATGACACAAGTTTTAACAATCACCCAATTAGGAAACCCAATTCTACAGCAAAAAGCAGCAGCGCTCGATCATCTTCTCGATTCTGACTGTCAAGATTTGATCGATTCCCTGATTACCACCGTGCAAGCTGCCCACGGGGTGGGAATCGCCGCACCCCAAGTTGCTCGGTCTCTGCGTCTGTTTATCGTTGCTTCTCACCCCAATCCTCGTTATCCCGACGCTCCGATCATGTCACCCACTGCCATGATTAATCCGCGTATTTTGCAGGTCAGCGAGGAATTAGACCTCCTGCAAAAATAGGAACTGATTATGTATCATAAAGTAAAACACTCAGAAAAACCATGACTTACGAAAAAGTAAAAAATTTGAATCCAGAAGAGTTTAAACGCTTTTGTGGAGTATATCCTGAAACATTTAAGGATATGGTGAAGGCTTTGGCTGCCGAAAAAGTTCTGCAAAAAAAATCGGGAAGACCAAGTAAATTAAGTCTAGAAGACCAAATCTTGATGACCTTAGAGTATTTACGGGAATATAGTACTTATTTCCATCTCGGAATTAATTGGGAGATTAATGAGACAACAGCCCTAGGAATCACTAGAAAGGTAGAAAATATTCTGAGCAAATCTGGATTGTTTAATCTGCCGGGGAAAAAGACAGTTCACCAGGCGAATAGTGACCTAGAGGTAGTGGTAGTAGATGTAGCAGAGCCTGAGATAGAAAGACCTCAAAAAAAGCAGAAAGATTACTATAGCGGGAACCAAGGCTATCATACAATAAAATCGCAAGTTCTTGCGGCTCAAAAAACAGGAATGATAGTCTGTACCGCTCATGGAAAGGGAAGAATACATGACTTTAATCTTTGGAAAAATAGTCAAATTGGGATCGATAAAAATATTGAATGTTTAGCAGATAAGGGCGATCAAGGAATTCAAAAGCTGCACAAAAATAGTAGAATTCCTAACAAAAAAAAGAAAAATAAAGAATTAAGTTTAGAAGAAAAAGAATTTAATTGCCAGTTATCAAGAGAAAGAATTGTTATCGAACCTATTCACAGAAGTCTGAAGAGATTTAGAATTTTATCATCAAGATACAGGAATCGGAGACGACGTTTTGGTCTGAGATTTAATTTAATCGCTGGCATTTACAACTACGAACTTGCTTTAGGCTATAATCAAGTAGCTGAATAAGACTTTTGCAGGAGGTCTATTATCAAAGCGCAAGTCCCTTATTGGAAGGGGACTCTCGAAGGCTCTCCCCTTACTTAGAGTGATCGGCAAACCTGATCGATCGGAGGGCGCAGGTTCCTTGCGCCCCTACAGTAACGGACTTTGCCCACAATGTAGGGGCGAACTGCGTTCGCCCAAAAGGTACATTATCAAAGCGCAAGTCCCTAAGCTAAGACGCATTTAAACCGCTTATTCTTAGATTAGCAGAATCTCCCCCAATCCCTTTGCTGTTGCAAGAGTGCAAGAGTGCAAGAGTGCCTCGTCTCAACAAGCAATTTAAATAGGGGTTGCTGAATAAATCTAAAAACCTTGTTGGGTAAGACTTTTAGACTTTTTGTCAATCAAAAAGTACCAGATCTGGGAGTGATCGGGGGGAAAATTCAGGGACTTTTTCCCTGAAAATTAGGTAATTGACCCCCTCAAAATCGGTAAAACCCCACACCCTACACCCCACACCCCACACCCCACACCCCGTCCCCACGAAAACTCTTAAAACAGGGGAGTAAGTCTTTTCCCAGACTGAAATAAACTAAAAACATTTTGCCGTAGCAGATAGGGTAGGGCAGCTCCGAATCTTGGTTGAAAGACCAAAACGCTGGGAGAGCTATCCACAAGTGGACAACTAGATAACAAGTGATATTCTAGTCGGTTCGGATAGGACCTAATCGTGTAAGACGTGAGTAGGGGAAACCAGAAAGCGCAGTGATGAGCTTCGAGAATCCCTCGCATGAGCGCTTCGGGGAGTGTCAAATCCAGACTAACCGTTAGCAATCACCAGACTTTTAAGCACATTTTCGGTCATGGCCGCTAATTGATCCAATTGTTCCTGATAGCGTTGTGCCTGTTTTTTGGCTTCTACCTTGCGTTTCAGAGCTTCCCGGGCTAAATCATCGCGATTTCTGCTTAAAGCTTCGATCGCTACTCGATGCCATGTTTCTGCTTCTTGAATGGCTTTTTTGTACTGGGGTTGAATTTCATCCCAACTGACCTTAAGATTGCTTAAAGCGCCTTTTAATAGGGTTTGGGCATTGTTGGGGTCGGCTCCGATGAGGGATTTTTTCAGAGGTTCGTAGAGTCCCACCGCTTGTAAATGGGTAATAATCGGGATAAATTCTTCTATCTGTTGACTTTTGCTAATACCAGTCTTACACCAAGTGGCAAAATGTTCGCAGTTGTTAAAAAGAAGATTATATTTCTGCTCCCCCAGACGACTTAGCGCCCTTTCTACCACCACATCGGGGATAAAGGAAAATCCCACCTCTACATGGCGCACCACATAGATTTTACCGCCCCTAGCAAAGGTTTCTAGGGAAGTTCGTTCAACAACCTCGCTCGGTTTTCGGTAATGAATGACGCTACCATCACCGCAATCGATGCCATGATGGGCATAAACACCCTGAAGATTGAGCAATTCCCGATAGGCGTATATTTGATCCCCTCTAGCCATATTTTTTTAGTGATAAAGTAAACAAGGAGATTATCTATTGACCTAGTTTTTCCAGTTATTAATCTTATATTTTAGAGATTATGGATGCTTTTAGTCCCTTTCCCCCTGACTGGACAGAGAATGCCGTTCACGCCTACAATTTTTGTTGTCCTTACTGTGGGGCCAAAGCTAAAGAAGCTCAGGCCGTTTGGATCAATCGCCGCGCACCCGTTTTAGGAGAAGATTCCCGTCGTAAATGGCAGGAATTCTATCATTGTCAATGCGATCGAGTTTGGTGGGCCTGGAGTAGTGATCGACCTGCCGAAAATAAGTAATTCTGAATCGAGAATCGAAAATATGGCCGATGTTTATGTTTCTTGGGATGAATACCATCGTCTGATCGAAAAATTAGCAGTAAAAATCGATCGTTCTGGTTGGCAATTTGCTCAGATTGTCTGTTTAGCTAAGGGAGGATTGCGCGTCGGTGACATTCTCTCTCGTCTTTTTCGTCAACCCCTAGCCATTCTCTACGCTGCTTCCTACGGGGGGCAAAATCATCAAATTCGGGGAGAATTAACTATTTCCTCGAATTTAGCCATGATCGAACCCAAATTAAAGAGTCCCTTGTTGTTAGTGGATGATTTAGTCGATTCGGGAATCACTCTCCAAAAAACCTCGATTTTGTTACAGGAAAAATACGGGATTACCAATATCAAAACTGCGGTGATCTGGTACAAAGCAGCATCAAGAATCAAACCTGACTATTATGTGGAATATTACCTCGATAATCCCTGGATTCACCAACCCTTCGAGCGTTACGAGTTAATTCCACCCAAAGACCTCCTAGAATAAATTCAGTTTAGCATCAGCGGTGAGCTAAGACGTATTTAAACCGCTTATTCTTAGATTAGCCGAATCTCCTCCAATCCCTTTACTGTTGCCTTTTGCCTTTTGCCTGTTGCCTCGTCTCAACAAGCAATTTAAATTACCATCAGCTTAGAGAGTCTCCCCTTAAAAATTTCACCAAAGAAGATTGATATCTGAAATCGGCAACGTCATCTATTCTCCGTAGGATTCAGCAGTAATTTTACCCCGAAAAACGATGTAATTATAAACTGTATAGGCTAGTAAAATTGGGATTAAAAAACCCACAAAAGTCAGCATAAACACC
Encoded here:
- a CDS encoding acyl carrier protein; amino-acid sequence: MNSNSNLNNLVQNWLVKQLADQLSLDAQTINVTEPLTRYGLDSIDAVTMVGDLEDWVGQELPSTLFWDHSTIEKASLFLVENYDLSNLSGEETPAEVAPVAEKAEPAVSGGKGWSLFGRR
- a CDS encoding COX15/CtaA family protein, which codes for MTESVFNPTPLRETGNIQVWMRRLVWKIAIATFALMVVGAATRVMNAGLACPDWPLCYGQWIPSQQMNLQVFLEWFHRLDASLIGFSTIALVGLSWWHRRHLPPWLFPSAIASLALILLQGVLGGLTVTQLLRFDIVTAHLGTALLFFSTLIVIAICLTPYRGTGTVGKLTGMGMVATALVYLQCLLGGLVGSRWAAHQCLTVSQLCTVMNSHIIGVFPATISVLTLVFFAWRTAAIHPLLKKLAFSAGGLVALQVFLGVATLKLHLQVEPLTVTHHSIGALLVGTLVAFTTFALRDRYFAPISHL
- a CDS encoding acyl-CoA dehydrogenase family protein; protein product: MKKLKQYWTAEALEKDLGDPLNPDNPLSYKRVIEIDESEEFPHEEIRWLYDWKLQHYYIPTDCGGEFTSFEEFVAFVRVLSRRDQTIGIAFTTLFWSFLNWMAGTPEQKQKLARFIMDDYGAMCLGYSEKEHGSDLINGDLTATKVEGGYILNGEKWPINRATISGVSFILAKTDANGGPKCLTLFMVDKRQLDPEKYYNLPKIYTHGVRASDMSGIGFKDCFVPDSMRLREEGDGLELALKGFQITRMLCAAFSHGAADTALRTTLSFAVNRVIYQKTVMDLPQPRRTLVDAFLDILICDCETIPAARGFHIIPEQFSVWASVVKYFVTVRLEEMVNSVYVVLGSRFYMREEHECGIFQKLLRDNSIISMFDGSSIVNLHALILQLRPLTKYRAKRNLRTMSALKTRLEAIFSLEKSVPPFEPNNLELFGRGMDDSLQGLEIALDMVEGLKDSQEVDQEVLENLLMLGNLVLEELNAHDEQISQSKFEYGHDQSPELFEIAKKYCTLHAASACLHTWLYNRSILGEFFARGEWLVLSLHRLLRTLRPLPYTLSEVYVENVAQELLKLYRENQHFSIVPFQLAHSQTTEEKTHELQLQS
- a CDS encoding cytochrome c oxidase subunit 3; protein product: MQGSTLEESQLSVNYHQETVEHGHHGHPDHRLFGVVLFLVAESSIFLGLFAAFLFYRTMLPVWPPAGTPELELTLPTINTIILVSSSFVMHIGQKAIKQNNNAGLQLWFGITALMGIIFLCGQGYEYYHAEFGLTTNVFTSAFYALTGFHGLHVTFGLVLILSVLWRSRQKDHYSSQSHFGVEAAELYWHFVDVVWIILFLLVYILR
- a CDS encoding cytochrome c oxidase subunit II → MKIPSSILTLVLGIALTLISLWYGQNHGLMPVAASEDAKEIDNIFNLMMTISTGLFLIVEGVIIYIVIRFRRKPGDQTDGPAVEGNVPLEIFWTAIPTVIVFILAVYSFEIYNNIGGLDPLISKGDKGEIAHHGHHHGTMMALGGDRRVALGIGNSYDGEGVPPLVVNVKGIQYAWIFTYPETGIVSGELHAPVNRPVQLNMEAGDVIHAFWVPQLRLKQDVIPGQETVLSFTSNQIGQYPIICAELCGAYHGGMKSSFVVHSPADYDQWVQDNTIAEVDSDQTVAMTAKDRSDSQYLTPYTEEMGIDAEILAQVPHQHQM
- the dnaA gene encoding chromosomal replication initiator protein DnaA, which produces MDSSPQQLWHNLLERLKLLLTRPAFETWFQTATVKEWQNDRLVIQAANPFILNHLQKNYLSTIAEVVEDIVGYPVEIQLTAQQGDSIAIFQPHTSLELELSPSNQLNPKYNFSRFVVGPTNRMAHAAALAVAELPGREFNPLFLCGGVGLGKTHLMQAIGHYRLELYPQSRVFYVSTEQFTNDLITAIRQDSMESFRNHYRHADILLVDDLEFIEGKEYTQEEFFHTFNTLHEAGKQVVLASDRLPKQIPSLQDRLISRFSMGLVADIQAPDIETRMAILQKKAEYENLRLPREVIEYIAVNYTSNIRELEGALIRATTYISISGLPMTVENIAPVLNPPMAKIATSPEIIMAVVAEKFQLSIADLKGNSRRREISFARQIGMYLMRQHTDLSLPRIGEEFGGKDHTTVIYSCDKINLSQHQDRQLQEILAQLIDRINSLSRNH
- a CDS encoding heme o synthase, with the protein product MTGTQALRHHDNFLQVAKSYYQLTKPRIIPLLLITTAAAMEIASKGQVSPLLLFLTLLGGTLAAAAAQTLNCIYDRDIDHTMLRTRARPIPSGRVQPLHALIFALVLASLSLALFVFFVNTLSGFLAMTGIAFYMLIYTHLLKRHSIQNIVIGGAAGSIPPLVGWAAVTGDLGWIPWILFAIIFLWTPPHFWALALMIKDDYAEVDIPMMPVVKGEEATSEQIWLYTLIVVPFTFLLIYPLAACGVVYGVAALFLGFVFLKKAWQLKQNPFDRDMARSLFKYSILYMMLLCTAMVIDSLPMTSRILATIASLFPCS